From a region of the Pseudomonadota bacterium genome:
- a CDS encoding DEAD/DEAH box helicase family protein, producing MGRFRLVSDYVPKGDQPVAIKKLVKNIKQDVSHQVLLGVTGSGKTFTMANVIEKVQRP from the coding sequence ATGGGCAGATTTAGACTTGTAAGCGACTATGTACCAAAAGGCGACCAGCCTGTGGCAATTAAAAAACTTGTAAAAAACATAAAGCAGGATGTGTCGCATCAGGTCTTACTCGGTGTAACAGGTTCAGGGAAGACATTCACCATGGCAAATGTGATTGAGAAGGTTCAAAGGCC